One genomic window of Halovivax cerinus includes the following:
- a CDS encoding DUF981 family protein, whose protein sequence is MTTGIFYNTLIGLVASVALLLLVVFPRHGATASTDVRRAWAWTFGTLGGLLVVMNLHINFVWPLPGVANIVFGEPALLFGALLVAAAAIIYRTPVEDTDDSIEEASGDGGIRSLWEVGELPTELVVALRPVGYVGAFAGLMTILLGWGTAAFAEIVFRAPAAEWPTGIVAGTGIEVVYMTGTYTILGIGAILVPFGLHNPPRLRTAGKFLTVAALLLLFITLISFVGHISLTAGYQP, encoded by the coding sequence ATGACGACCGGCATCTTCTACAATACGCTAATCGGCCTTGTGGCGAGCGTAGCGCTGTTACTGCTCGTGGTGTTCCCACGACACGGTGCAACCGCATCGACCGACGTACGGCGAGCGTGGGCGTGGACCTTCGGTACCCTCGGTGGGTTGCTCGTGGTGATGAACCTCCACATCAACTTCGTCTGGCCACTCCCCGGAGTCGCTAACATCGTCTTCGGTGAACCGGCGCTTCTGTTTGGAGCCCTCCTGGTTGCAGCGGCAGCGATCATATACAGGACGCCGGTCGAAGATACCGACGATTCGATCGAGGAGGCATCAGGAGATGGCGGAATCCGTAGCCTCTGGGAGGTTGGCGAACTCCCCACCGAACTGGTCGTGGCACTCCGTCCAGTCGGCTACGTTGGCGCCTTCGCTGGTCTGATGACGATTCTACTTGGGTGGGGGACCGCAGCTTTCGCCGAAATCGTCTTCCGAGCACCGGCCGCCGAGTGGCCAACGGGAATCGTCGCCGGGACTGGCATCGAAGTCGTCTATATGACTGGCACGTACACTATTCTCGGAATTGGAGCCATCCTGGTCCCGTTCGGCCTCCACAATCCGCCCCGCCTGCGAACCGCAGGGAAGTTCCTCACAGTAGCCGCACTCTTGTTGTTGTTTATCACGCTCATCAGCTTTGTCGGCCACATATCGCTCACCGCTGGATACCAACCGTGA
- a CDS encoding RPA12/RPB9/RPC11 RNA polymerase family protein, with product MHFCDECGSMMHTEGDRWVCRSCENEETRNSHAETAMATRDGQRDDGAPSVVDATQGSTETMEVPCPVDDCDGERVSSEMMPKPGGSYEVRLFTCVECGHKWRES from the coding sequence ATGCACTTCTGTGACGAGTGTGGTTCGATGATGCACACGGAGGGCGACAGGTGGGTCTGTCGCTCCTGTGAGAACGAGGAGACGCGGAACTCTCACGCAGAAACGGCGATGGCGACCCGGGATGGACAGCGGGACGATGGGGCACCGTCTGTAGTCGACGCGACCCAGGGCTCCACCGAGACGATGGAGGTGCCCTGTCCGGTGGACGACTGCGACGGCGAGCGGGTCTCCTCCGAGATGATGCCGAAGCCGGGCGGCTCCTACGAGGTTCGGCTGTTCACCTGCGTCGAGTGCGGCCACAAGTGGCGCGAGTCCTGA
- a CDS encoding copper-translocating P-type ATPase, with the protein MDDEHNTDDGRSSGEHDHHRDTTGTDTGEPTGTAEPGVEQSMLEGHAEATDTNRGAGDFQHEHGDDDHGDHGGMHAGHEQLFRRRFFVSTLLSIPVLLYSETLQGWLGFSVPAVPGSEWITPVFAVIVFAYGGVPFLKMAVPELRDHTPGMMTLISMAITVAFVYSLATVAVDVGDPFFWELVTLVDIMLLGHWIEMRSVRRASSALDELARLMPDTAERITEDGETEDVPVSDLSEGDLVLVRPGASVPADGVVEEGDSDVNEAMITGESKPVSKAPGDEVIGGTVNGDGSLRVRVDAIGEDTTLAGIMRLVEDAQRSTSKTQMLADRAAGWLFYAALTAAAVTAVAWTVATTFGADVVARTVTVLVIACPHALGLAIPLVVAINTSMAARNGILVRDRIAMEDARNLDSIVFDKTGTLTEGEHGVVGQATVEGVDADETLALAAAVEGDSEHMIARAIREAANERGVDVPAAEDFEALKGRGVRASVDGREVYVGGPNLLDHLESDVPAELQSFADDAGENAQTVVYLVREGELLAAFAMADVIRQESHRVVDALHDLGIEVAMLTGDSRDVANAVADELGIDTVFAEVLPEDKDVTVQELQDQGKLVGMVGDGVNDAPALTRADVGIAIGSGTDVAVQSADVILVQNNPMDVVRLVKLSTASYRKMQENIVWAAGYNVFAIPLAAGVLAPIGILLSPAVGALLMSLSTVIVAINAQLLRRVDLTLPARSGVPSPTDRRAADG; encoded by the coding sequence ATGGACGACGAACACAACACGGACGATGGACGATCGTCTGGGGAGCACGATCACCACCGCGACACCACCGGAACCGATACCGGGGAACCGACGGGGACTGCCGAACCGGGCGTCGAACAGTCGATGCTCGAAGGACACGCCGAAGCCACCGATACGAATCGAGGCGCGGGCGACTTCCAACACGAACACGGTGACGACGACCACGGCGACCACGGCGGGATGCACGCCGGCCACGAACAGCTGTTCCGACGGCGTTTTTTCGTCTCGACGCTGCTCTCGATCCCGGTCCTCCTCTACAGCGAGACGCTCCAGGGGTGGCTGGGATTTTCCGTCCCGGCGGTGCCCGGAAGCGAGTGGATCACACCCGTCTTCGCGGTGATCGTCTTCGCCTACGGTGGCGTTCCCTTCCTGAAGATGGCCGTCCCCGAACTGCGAGACCACACGCCCGGGATGATGACGCTCATCTCGATGGCGATCACCGTGGCGTTCGTCTACAGCCTCGCGACCGTCGCCGTCGACGTCGGCGACCCCTTCTTCTGGGAGCTGGTGACGCTCGTCGATATCATGTTGCTGGGTCACTGGATCGAGATGCGCTCCGTTCGACGGGCCTCCAGCGCCCTGGACGAACTGGCGAGGCTGATGCCCGACACCGCCGAGCGCATTACGGAGGATGGCGAGACGGAGGACGTTCCGGTCAGCGATCTCTCCGAAGGTGACCTCGTCCTCGTTCGCCCCGGCGCGAGCGTGCCTGCAGATGGCGTCGTCGAAGAGGGCGACTCCGACGTGAACGAGGCCATGATAACCGGTGAGTCGAAGCCGGTCTCGAAAGCGCCCGGCGACGAGGTCATCGGCGGGACCGTCAACGGCGACGGGAGCCTCCGCGTTCGCGTCGATGCGATCGGCGAAGACACCACCCTGGCGGGGATCATGCGCCTCGTCGAGGACGCCCAGCGCAGCACGTCGAAGACACAGATGCTCGCCGATCGTGCGGCCGGGTGGCTGTTTTACGCGGCCCTCACCGCCGCTGCCGTCACGGCCGTGGCGTGGACCGTCGCGACCACCTTCGGTGCGGACGTCGTCGCCCGGACGGTAACCGTCCTCGTCATCGCCTGTCCCCACGCGCTCGGCCTCGCGATTCCGCTCGTGGTCGCGATCAACACGTCGATGGCCGCCCGAAACGGGATACTCGTCCGCGATCGCATCGCCATGGAGGACGCCCGGAACCTCGATTCGATCGTCTTCGACAAGACCGGGACGCTCACCGAAGGCGAACACGGTGTCGTCGGTCAGGCGACGGTCGAGGGCGTCGACGCGGACGAAACGCTCGCGCTGGCCGCAGCCGTCGAGGGGGATTCCGAGCACATGATCGCCCGTGCCATCCGCGAGGCCGCCAACGAGCGGGGCGTGGACGTCCCGGCAGCCGAGGACTTCGAGGCGTTGAAGGGACGCGGCGTTCGGGCGTCTGTCGATGGTCGGGAGGTGTACGTCGGCGGCCCGAACCTTCTGGACCACCTCGAGAGCGACGTGCCAGCGGAGTTACAGTCGTTCGCCGACGACGCCGGCGAGAACGCCCAGACGGTGGTCTACCTGGTTCGGGAGGGAGAACTACTCGCGGCGTTCGCGATGGCCGACGTGATCCGCCAAGAGAGTCACCGGGTCGTCGACGCCCTGCACGACCTGGGTATCGAGGTGGCGATGCTCACCGGCGACTCGCGTGACGTCGCCAACGCCGTCGCCGACGAACTCGGCATCGACACGGTGTTCGCGGAGGTACTTCCCGAGGACAAGGACGTGACGGTCCAGGAACTGCAAGATCAGGGCAAGCTCGTGGGGATGGTCGGTGACGGCGTCAACGACGCGCCGGCGCTGACGCGAGCCGACGTCGGAATCGCGATCGGGAGCGGTACCGACGTCGCGGTCCAGTCGGCCGACGTCATTCTCGTCCAGAACAACCCGATGGACGTCGTCCGACTCGTCAAACTCAGCACGGCCAGCTACCGAAAGATGCAGGAGAACATCGTCTGGGCTGCGGGATACAACGTCTTCGCGATTCCGCTCGCCGCGGGCGTGCTCGCACCGATCGGTATTCTGCTGTCGCCCGCCGTCGGCGCGCTCTTGATGTCACTGAGTACGGTGATCGTCGCGATAAACGCGCAGTTGCTCCGGCGTGTGGATCTGACCCTTCCTGCGCGTTCAGGAGTGCCATCACCGACTGACCGCCGCGCTGCAGACGGGTAA
- a CDS encoding NAD(P)/FAD-dependent oxidoreductase: MTESIPSHEYDVVVVGGGPAGMTAALYTTRLGHRTALVDRGGGRAAMMRDVHNVLGVREETSGAEYLGVGRDQLEDYGCEIHRDLVTSCSRDDGDGSIHLSGDAAEYAGDVVVLATGFTDVRPEPPLPRTGRGLHYCLHCDAYMFVDEPVYVMGHGESTAHVAGIMLNFTDDVDILTRGASPEWSDETAAVLDAHPIDVIESDISGVKNGEDGWLEALEFEDGAVREYTGGFAMYGANYNNGLARELGCELEADGTIAVDDHGRTSVDDVYAVGDCTPGHNQVPVALGQGAKAGIDVHFQLRDFPRDLETIDELGPVRSAEVPGIPDDLLEQAVDFHTYGRD, translated from the coding sequence ATGACCGAATCGATCCCCAGCCACGAATACGATGTCGTCGTGGTGGGCGGCGGCCCGGCCGGGATGACAGCGGCGCTGTACACGACACGACTCGGCCACCGAACGGCACTCGTCGATCGCGGCGGCGGCCGGGCGGCGATGATGCGGGACGTCCACAACGTACTCGGCGTACGAGAGGAGACGAGCGGTGCCGAGTACCTCGGCGTCGGTCGCGATCAGCTCGAGGATTACGGCTGCGAGATCCACCGCGACCTGGTGACCTCGTGCTCTCGCGACGACGGTGACGGCTCGATCCACCTGTCGGGCGATGCGGCCGAGTACGCGGGCGACGTCGTCGTCCTCGCGACGGGGTTCACCGACGTTCGACCCGAACCGCCCTTGCCTCGGACCGGCCGTGGCCTCCACTACTGTTTGCACTGTGATGCGTACATGTTCGTCGACGAGCCGGTCTACGTGATGGGTCACGGCGAGAGCACGGCTCACGTCGCGGGAATCATGTTGAACTTCACGGACGACGTGGACATCCTGACGCGGGGAGCATCACCGGAGTGGAGCGACGAGACGGCCGCAGTTCTCGATGCACACCCGATAGACGTGATCGAATCGGATATCTCGGGGGTCAAGAACGGCGAGGACGGCTGGCTGGAGGCACTGGAATTCGAGGATGGGGCCGTGCGAGAGTACACGGGCGGATTCGCGATGTACGGCGCCAACTACAACAACGGCCTCGCCCGAGAACTCGGGTGCGAACTCGAGGCCGACGGGACGATAGCCGTCGACGATCACGGCCGGACCTCGGTCGACGACGTCTACGCGGTCGGCGACTGCACGCCCGGTCACAACCAGGTTCCGGTCGCACTCGGACAGGGAGCGAAGGCCGGCATCGACGTCCACTTCCAGCTCCGTGACTTTCCACGCGACCTAGAAACCATAGACGAACTGGGACCGGTACGATCCGCCGAAGTTCCCGGAATTCCTGACGATCTCCTCGAACAGGCCGTCGACTTTCACACGTACGGTCGCGACTGA
- a CDS encoding winged helix-turn-helix transcriptional regulator codes for MDEPTQQFEVWCAGEDWCPVTSTATMIGKKWHPVVVHRLLDTGPLGFNALQDEIGGISSKVLSDVLDDLEEKRLIDREIVNEKPVRVQYSLTELGVSLEPVILEMAEWGRTHLTSAATKEESIA; via the coding sequence ATGGACGAACCGACGCAGCAATTCGAGGTGTGGTGTGCAGGCGAAGACTGGTGTCCGGTCACCTCGACTGCGACGATGATCGGGAAGAAGTGGCATCCGGTCGTCGTCCATCGACTGCTCGACACCGGACCGCTCGGGTTCAACGCGCTCCAGGACGAAATCGGCGGCATCTCGAGCAAGGTTCTCTCGGACGTGCTCGACGATCTAGAGGAGAAGCGGTTGATCGACCGAGAGATCGTCAACGAAAAACCGGTCCGCGTCCAGTACTCGCTCACTGAACTGGGCGTCTCGCTCGAACCGGTCATTCTGGAGATGGCCGAATGGGGACGGACCCACCTGACGTCGGCGGCGACGAAGGAGGAGTCGATAGCGTGA
- a CDS encoding glutaredoxin family protein, with protein sequence MLELYSLTGCPYCATVENKLDSLGLEYERHEVAPSRSHRPAVREVSGQAGVPVLVDPDEGVTGMPESNEIVAYLDRTYGQ encoded by the coding sequence ATGCTCGAACTCTACAGCCTCACCGGGTGTCCGTACTGTGCCACAGTCGAGAACAAGCTCGACTCCCTCGGCCTGGAGTACGAACGTCACGAGGTCGCCCCGAGTCGATCGCATCGGCCCGCGGTCAGGGAAGTGAGCGGCCAGGCTGGCGTTCCGGTACTCGTCGATCCCGACGAGGGCGTTACGGGAATGCCCGAGAGTAACGAGATCGTGGCGTATCTCGATCGAACGTACGGGCAGTAA
- a CDS encoding DUF3179 domain-containing protein, whose protein sequence is MNVRQVVPKDAIPSIDAPTFGTEYVGGGDDDVIVVETSPPKAYPVRILQYHEIVNDELTDVPWEAGQESTNEFDGAEPIPIAVTWCPLCASAVVYDRRLDGDVLTFGVSGKLADDDLVMYDRETDSEWKQSTGACIAGRYESRRLPVRPSAVTTWRTFRDRYPTGVVLQPVEDARSEAASEDDVPAPIDYDDRPYAGYFDGDGFGLAAHRGTDDARSWDRADIDPKTVILGLEVNSDAVGFALPRVNAAGGVVHETIAGTPVVVFATDDGIHAFENPGYTFERTEDGAFRADSTTWTGSTGESADDRRLRRLPAQRLFAFAWQDDHGPDAFYG, encoded by the coding sequence ATGAACGTCCGTCAGGTCGTCCCGAAGGACGCGATTCCGAGCATCGACGCGCCGACGTTCGGGACGGAGTACGTCGGCGGCGGGGACGACGACGTGATCGTCGTCGAGACGTCGCCACCGAAAGCGTACCCCGTTCGCATCCTGCAGTACCACGAAATCGTAAACGACGAACTCACGGACGTGCCGTGGGAGGCGGGCCAGGAATCAACCAATGAGTTCGACGGCGCAGAACCGATCCCGATCGCCGTCACGTGGTGTCCGCTCTGTGCCAGCGCGGTCGTGTACGACCGGCGACTCGACGGCGACGTTCTGACGTTCGGCGTCAGCGGGAAGCTCGCCGACGACGATCTCGTGATGTACGATCGGGAAACCGACTCCGAGTGGAAACAGTCGACCGGCGCGTGTATCGCCGGTCGATACGAGAGCCGTCGGCTGCCGGTCCGTCCGAGCGCGGTCACCACCTGGCGAACGTTCCGTGACCGGTACCCGACCGGAGTCGTCCTCCAGCCGGTCGAAGACGCCCGGAGTGAAGCCGCGAGCGAGGACGACGTGCCCGCACCGATCGACTACGACGACCGACCCTACGCGGGCTACTTCGACGGTGACGGCTTCGGGCTGGCCGCCCATCGCGGGACAGACGACGCCCGCTCCTGGGACCGAGCGGATATCGATCCCAAAACCGTCATACTGGGGCTCGAGGTGAATAGCGACGCGGTCGGATTTGCGCTCCCTCGAGTGAACGCGGCGGGTGGTGTCGTCCACGAGACGATCGCGGGCACTCCGGTGGTCGTGTTCGCGACGGACGACGGCATTCACGCCTTCGAGAACCCGGGCTACACGTTCGAACGGACTGAGGACGGGGCGTTCCGGGCCGATTCGACGACGTGGACGGGATCGACCGGTGAATCGGCCGACGACCGGCGGCTCAGACGACTGCCAGCGCAACGGCTCTTCGCGTTCGCGTGGCAGGACGATCACGGCCCGGACGCGTTCTACGGGTAA
- a CDS encoding type II toxin-antitoxin system HicB family antitoxin, whose amino-acid sequence MSSTTRQDTTEGVEFVHEDDGQITAVDLETGVASYGDTKAEALSMLAEALELHEGGDEPVTDADIEE is encoded by the coding sequence ATGTCGAGCACGACCCGGCAAGACACAACCGAGGGCGTCGAATTCGTCCACGAGGACGACGGCCAGATTACTGCCGTCGACCTCGAAACCGGTGTCGCCTCGTACGGTGATACCAAGGCCGAAGCCCTCTCGATGCTCGCAGAGGCGCTTGAACTACACGAAGGCGGTGATGAGCCCGTTACGGACGCCGATATCGAAGAGTGA
- a CDS encoding type IV pilin: MKAIQFKKLLIGDEEERAVSPVIGVILMVAITVILAAVIATLVMDFGDSVNQEAQSGASLEFDNNANELTIELTSSGNADEWQVRGNYWDGASTSTAANGNYQTLSGPGDVVTLECDSESNLNSAPAYGIRSGESGSVSVVASIDGQDTWTTIDSEEWNCP; encoded by the coding sequence ATGAAAGCAATACAATTCAAGAAGCTGCTGATTGGCGATGAAGAGGAGCGGGCAGTGTCTCCAGTGATCGGTGTCATCCTGATGGTTGCCATTACGGTGATTCTGGCGGCCGTCATCGCGACGCTCGTGATGGACTTCGGTGATTCTGTGAACCAGGAAGCACAGTCAGGTGCGTCGCTCGAATTCGACAATAACGCCAATGAACTGACTATTGAGCTAACCTCTTCCGGTAACGCAGACGAATGGCAAGTACGTGGCAATTATTGGGATGGGGCCAGCACCTCTACTGCCGCAAACGGGAATTACCAGACTCTCTCCGGGCCTGGAGATGTTGTAACTCTCGAATGTGATTCAGAGTCTAATCTTAATTCTGCACCTGCGTACGGTATTCGGAGTGGGGAGTCCGGGTCTGTTTCCGTGGTAGCATCCATAGACGGGCAAGATACGTGGACTACGATCGATTCCGAGGAATGGAACTGTCCATAA
- a CDS encoding type IV pilin has product MDATILRDKLIGSDDERAVSPVIGVILMVAITVILAAVIATLVMDFGDSVQQEVNAGVTIEDDGSGNVVVTWTSEGTADEIIVRGDCSGFGTISDVENTATASCSTDDVVTAVAVDNTNNVETQVDSHTVS; this is encoded by the coding sequence ATGGACGCAACAATACTCCGCGACAAGTTGATCGGATCGGACGACGAACGCGCCGTCTCACCCGTTATCGGTGTCATCCTGATGGTCGCCATTACGGTAATTCTGGCAGCCGTCATCGCGACGCTCGTGATGGACTTTGGTGACTCGGTACAACAGGAAGTCAATGCTGGGGTTACAATCGAGGATGATGGTAGTGGGAATGTGGTAGTCACTTGGACCTCAGAGGGAACCGCCGATGAAATCATTGTTAGAGGAGACTGCAGTGGTTTCGGTACCATCTCCGACGTAGAGAACACAGCAACTGCCTCTTGCAGTACGGACGATGTTGTAACTGCAGTTGCAGTTGACAACACGAACAACGTTGAGACGCAAGTTGACAGTCATACTGTCTCATAA
- a CDS encoding type IV pilin N-terminal domain-containing protein, which yields MTDEIHAGAGYGTLEASRALSPIVGAVTLLAITVILASVLAVLVGGFTGLVDPQVDAGVTVDQPSSTTVSVTYTAVGTSDHVVIRGDCAFGTTHLHAVGESTTQSCSPGDEVLVVAVHDDGTESLVTSYTVA from the coding sequence ATGACGGACGAAATACACGCGGGGGCGGGCTATGGAACGCTGGAGGCATCGAGAGCGCTGTCGCCGATCGTCGGGGCCGTGACGCTACTCGCGATCACGGTAATTCTGGCGAGCGTGCTCGCCGTCCTGGTCGGCGGATTCACTGGGTTGGTCGATCCGCAGGTGGATGCAGGCGTAACCGTCGATCAGCCGTCGAGCACGACGGTCTCGGTCACCTACACGGCCGTCGGGACCTCCGATCACGTGGTCATCCGCGGCGACTGCGCCTTCGGGACCACTCACTTGCACGCCGTGGGTGAGTCCACGACGCAGTCGTGTTCGCCCGGGGACGAGGTACTCGTCGTTGCGGTTCACGACGACGGGACCGAGAGTCTTGTGACCTCGTACACGGTTGCGTGA
- a CDS encoding SPW repeat domain-containing protein, whose product MSDNEDTEQVVADGEGDEAPIDGEDAPADGEDAPTEESSGAHDAEYDETGTLDSPDVEQTSEESDLASSEPSGTFAGRNAVRAIGLVAGIGTFLFFAPVLFTGAGDPMFVQFGIGLALAVVGSIASMKHGRDAASAMGLPLLAAILGALVIALPFVVDVSSQTLQWANVVAGALVVLLALLAIYGFRKDAAAETGFASATR is encoded by the coding sequence ATGAGCGACAACGAAGACACGGAACAGGTAGTCGCCGACGGAGAAGGCGACGAAGCGCCGATCGACGGTGAAGACGCGCCGGCCGACGGCGAAGACGCGCCGACGGAGGAGTCGTCTGGCGCGCACGACGCCGAGTACGACGAGACTGGCACGCTCGACTCGCCGGACGTCGAACAGACGTCCGAGGAATCGGACCTCGCATCGTCAGAACCGTCCGGAACCTTCGCTGGGCGCAACGCTGTCCGCGCGATCGGCCTCGTCGCCGGCATCGGAACCTTCCTCTTCTTCGCGCCGGTCCTCTTCACCGGTGCCGGAGACCCCATGTTCGTCCAGTTCGGCATCGGCCTCGCGCTCGCCGTCGTCGGTTCGATCGCCTCGATGAAACACGGACGGGACGCCGCCTCCGCGATGGGCCTCCCGCTGCTCGCCGCCATCCTCGGCGCGCTCGTGATCGCCCTGCCGTTCGTCGTCGACGTCAGTTCACAGACGCTCCAGTGGGCCAACGTCGTCGCGGGCGCGCTCGTCGTCCTCCTCGCGCTGCTCGCGATCTACGGCTTCCGCAAAGACGCGGCCGCCGAGACCGGATTCGCAAGCGCGACCAGATAA